CCCATAACCTTATTTTCTTCCAAAGTCTGCCGGATTTTCACCCCAATATTCTGTTTCCCATTTCAAAATTTTATTCGGAAAAGTATTGCTCGCAAGCCACCTTTCGGCGCGTTGCAGCATTTCAAAAACGGGTTTATTTCTTGGTGTAAGCGCTAGTTTCGTATTTGCGTGTTTTTTTTTTATCCAGCTGATCGCGGTTCTGGAATCGCTGTATATAGGCAGACTGCTTTCGTTTTTTTGCAAATAAGCCAAGGCGTGAACGATAGCCAGAAATTCGCCGATATTGTTAGTTCCGTCCTGAAAAGGTCCCTGCAAAAAAATTCGCTTGCCGGTTTGATAGTAAATACCCTGGTATTCCATATCGCCCGTCGCAGTATTCCACGCCGCATCGACGATAATACTGTTTTTGATCGGTTTTCCCACTGATGCGGGTGCTTCTTTCAATACGGGCTTAGCGTCTTTCTTGGTCACAAACTCCCAATAATCGCGTTGGATAGCCTTTTCTGCCTCTTCTACCGATTCAAATGACTTGTAACGCGCATCTTCAAAGCCCTTGATCTGAGCCTCACATTCCTTCCAATCCGTAAAAATCCCGGTCTTCCGACCCTGCCACACTACGTAATATTTCGTCTTCTTAGACATTTATTTTAATGATCGAATAACTGAATGATTGAATTCATCCCTTTCCTCCTTCCTCCCTACTCTAAGCCTCCTCCTCCCAAATCCCCGCCAGATTCACAATCACTTCGACCGCTTTTTCCATATCCTGAACGGATACCCATTCCAGTTTCGAGTGAAATGCATGTTCGCCGGCGAAGATGTTGGGGCACGGCAATCCCATGAACGAAAGCCGGGAACCGTCGGTGCCTCCGCGGATACTGCGACAGACGGGATTAAGGCCGGCGCGCAGCATTGCTTTTTCCGCATTTTCGATAATCTGGGGATATTTGTCGAGTACCTCTTTCATGTTTCGGTACTGCTCCTGTACTTTGAAATCGGCTGTTGAGTTGGGATATTGCTCTAACACTTCTTCCAATATATTTTTCAGAAACGCTTCCTTTTCAAGCAGCCCGGCTGTGGTGAAGTCCCTGATGATGAAGCTGATCGTTACTTTCTCCTGGATACCTTCTATCTGGACCGGATGAATAAACCCTTCCATATCAGAGGTGGTTTCGGGGGATAATGTGTCTTTGGGAAGTTTTGAGAGGATATCGGCCGCTATTTTAACTGCATTTTCAAGCTTCCCTAATCCGTAACCCGGGTGCGTACTCACGCCGTGGATCGTAATCTTTACGCCATCGGCCGAAAATGTTTCGTTTTCCAATGTACCCACTGCCTCACCATCGACAGTATATCCGAAATCTGCCCCCAGCTTGGCCAAATCCACCTTTTCAGTCCCACGACCTACTTCTTCGTCCGGCGTAAAAAGTATTTTAATATCTCCGTGCCTGATCTCAGGGTGATTGATCAGAAATTCGGCCGCAGCCATAATTTCTGCTACGCCGGCCTTATTATCCGCGCCGAGCAAGGTTTTACCACTCGCTGTAACAATATCATTTCCGATTTGCTGATCCAGATCGTGCAGCTCGCCGATACGTAAAACCTGCGTAGGATCGTCGGGCAGCACAATATCGCTTCCGCCCCAGTTTCTATGAATGATCGGTTTTACATTCGCACCCGACACGTCGGGAGAAGTATCTACGTGCGAGCAGAAACAAATGACAGGTATATTGACTTTGTTGGAATTGGAGGGAATGGTAGCGTAAACGTAGCCGTGTTCATCCACGTGCGCATCAGAAATACCTATTTCAAGCAGCTCGACAACCAGCAAATTGCTCAGGTCGCGCTGCTTTGCGGTGCTCGGGAAACTTTCTGAGCCAGGATCAGATTGGGTGTCGATCTGCACGTAGCGCAGAAAACGGTCGAGAACTGATGTTTTCATAAAATCTATTGACTTAACCGATAATGGAAGCGAGATCTGCGGGGGAATAATTGATATTTTTCAGCGTCTTATCATCGGAAGTCCTGTAAACGAGATACTTACCATTATCTTCTTTGAAATAACATTCGGTACCTTTTGCCTGGTAATGCGCAACGGTCGCCTCGGCTTCCTCTGCTGTTTCACAGGCTTTGGACATATTGGACCGCTGGACCTCATCAAATAACTCCCTGAATTTTTCCCCCAAACCAAATTCCAGCACGGCGCCCGATAATACATATTGCAGGTCGCAAAGTGCGTCGGCTACTTCCACAATATCCTTTTCAAGAATAGCTACTTCCAATTCCTTCAGCTCCTCAGCCAGTAACGCGACGCGCAACCTGCTGCGTTCTTCGGACGGAATAGCAGGTGAGGCCACGATCGGATGTTTGAATGTTTTATGAAATTCGGCGACTTGATTGAGACTGTCCAGTTGTTGCATTTTTTTGTATGGATTTGAATACTTGTTTGTTTTAGTTTTTGCCGGTGTTGTCACCGGCTTTTCTCGCGCTGTTGGTGACAACACCAACAGAGGCACTGCCGTCCCCGCCATTGTTGGTGTTGTCACCAACAACCTGCGTCAAAACCTCAAACGATCAGATTCGTTTTAAAAAGTTTGATCGCGATCGCCAGCAGGATAATTCCGAATATTTTTCTCAATATATCAGTCCCTCCCTGCCCGAGCTTTTTCTCAATCCAGTTTGAGGATTTTAATACCAGATAAACAAAAAACAGGTTCAACAGAATACCGACCAGGATGTTTTCAATTTGATAAGCCGAACGGAGGGAAAGCAGTGTAGTCATGGTAGCGGCACCTGCAATGATCGGAAATGCGATCGGGACAATGGATGCCACGCCCACAGACACACTATCATGTTTGAAAATGTTTCTGCCCAGAATCATTTCCAAACCCAGTAAAAAAAGGATAATAGCACCCGCAATCGCAAAGGAGGCTACATCAACCCCAAAAAGACTTAACAACCTTTCTCCCAAAAACAAAAAGACCACCATGATAATACCGGCGGTCAGCGTGGCTTTTTCAGATTCGATCTTGCCGAGTCTTTTTCTGAAATCAACGATCACCGGAAGCGAGCCGAGCACGTCGATCACAGAAAATAGAATGAGGGTAACCGAGACGATTTCTTTGAAATTAAACATGCGGTCCGCATTGAGGTCAGACCGCAAAGTTGCGATTAATTAGTTTCATATTGAATCTAATTAATCACTAAAAAATAATTCAGGAAGCACTTCCGGGAAGAAAATTCAGAAAAGTATTGAACTGCTTCTTGTATTTTTCTTCATCGATTTTATAAAAGAAAGCTCCTTTTTTGGAGTAGCCCTTCTGTTTTTCATCAAGTTTTATGAGAAGGTTCGTCGAAAGCAGCTTCCGGCTGAAATTGCGTTTATCCAGTTCTGTGCCAAAAATGGCTTCATACAATTTCTGCAATTGCGGGATCGTAAATTTTTCGGGAAGCAGCTCAAAGCCGATCGGGTGCTGGGAAGCTTTATACCTTAAATGCTGGATCGCCATCTCAACCATTGATCCGTGGTCAAAAAGCAATTTGGGAAGTTCCTGAAAGGAAAACCACTGTGCTTCATAGCTTTTAGAAAGCTTGTGCGCGTAATCTTCAACATTAATTAACGCAAAATAAGCGACCGAAACAGTGCGTTCCACAGGATCTCGTTGAGGACTTCCGAATGTGTGCAGTTGTTCGAGGTAAATGTCAGTCAGACTGGTGAGTTCGTAAAGAATTCGCGAGGACGCGCCTTCGAGGCTTTCGTCGGGCTGTACCCAGCCTCCCATTAAAGACCAGCTGCGGTCTTCATCCTCGATGCCTCTTTTGACGAGCAGTATTTTCAGTTCTTCACCATCGAATCCGAAAATGATGGAGTCCAGTGCTACGAGACATTTGGTTTGCGCCTGGTATTGCTTTAAGATATCTAATCGCACAACTAACTATTACGAGAAATGGTTTTTGAATTTATTACTAAATACAAACCACCCCTGTTACTACTCATTGTCTATTTTAGCGCAGCTGAGACGAGGAAATTTTGCAAAATACTAATCTCCTGGTCAGAAATAGCGGGAAAATTAGCGATCCGGAAACTGGTATCTTTCTGACTTCCATAACCGTTACCAAGCGTTATACCTGCCTTTTTTGCTGCTTCTTTGATCTGTGAAATCTTCTCTTTTTTATTGACCACTGCAATCACCGTTTCGGAACGTGCAGCCTCATTTGTTACCAGCAACTGATACCTGTTTTTGGATAAAAACTGGTACCATTCCCTGCTTCGCACTGCTGTTTGTTCGGCTAACTCATGAATAGGCTTCACCTGCTTCATCACACTGTTTAACAGATAGATACCTAATATGTTCGGCGTGTAGGGAGTTTGGTTTTTGAGGAAATTATCGCGGATAAAAAGCAGGCTATTATAATGCTTTCTTTCGCCGATCTCGATCGCACGTTCTACCGCTCTGGGGGAAACGACCAGAATGCCCATTCCGGCCGGCAATCCAAAACATTTTTGAACGGATGCATACCAGATATCCGCCGCTTCCCAGGGAAGTTCGACACCCGCCATGGAAGAAGTAGCGTCGACAGCAATCAGGTTATCACTTTCCGATCGCAGCGAGTCCAGAAAAGAAGCAGGCAGCGCCGTCCCGTTAGAGGTTTCATTGTGAGTAAGGCAGATCAGTTCGCTACCTGACAATTTGCTGGCAAACGGCAACTCAGGCAATGCATTATGATCGAAATAAAAGCTGCTTGCGCCTGACGTCAGTTTTCGGGTATATTCCATCCACTTCTCGCCGAATGCCCCATTATAAATATGCACACTGGGCACCGATATCAGCGACTGGGCGATGATTTCCCAGCATTCCGTCGCAGAGGACACGAAATACACTTCATAGTCCGCCGGAATATCCAGTTTAAGTTTGACATTGCTGACCGTCGCTTCCAGCATTTCCATAAATGCCGTACTGCGGTGGTTAGCACTGATCACGCCGCTTTCGAACGCTTCCTGCAAGTATTGGCTAACTTCAGGATAAACTTTGGATGGACCCGGATAAAA
This Dyadobacter sp. UC 10 DNA region includes the following protein-coding sequences:
- a CDS encoding ribonuclease H1 domain-containing protein produces the protein MSKKTKYYVVWQGRKTGIFTDWKECEAQIKGFEDARYKSFESVEEAEKAIQRDYWEFVTKKDAKPVLKEAPASVGKPIKNSIIVDAAWNTATGDMEYQGIYYQTGKRIFLQGPFQDGTNNIGEFLAIVHALAYLQKNESSLPIYSDSRTAISWIKKKHANTKLALTPRNKPVFEMLQRAERWLASNTFPNKILKWETEYWGENPADFGRK
- the pepT gene encoding peptidase T; this encodes MKTSVLDRFLRYVQIDTQSDPGSESFPSTAKQRDLSNLLVVELLEIGISDAHVDEHGYVYATIPSNSNKVNIPVICFCSHVDTSPDVSGANVKPIIHRNWGGSDIVLPDDPTQVLRIGELHDLDQQIGNDIVTASGKTLLGADNKAGVAEIMAAAEFLINHPEIRHGDIKILFTPDEEVGRGTEKVDLAKLGADFGYTVDGEAVGTLENETFSADGVKITIHGVSTHPGYGLGKLENAVKIAADILSKLPKDTLSPETTSDMEGFIHPVQIEGIQEKVTISFIIRDFTTAGLLEKEAFLKNILEEVLEQYPNSTADFKVQEQYRNMKEVLDKYPQIIENAEKAMLRAGLNPVCRSIRGGTDGSRLSFMGLPCPNIFAGEHAFHSKLEWVSVQDMEKAVEVIVNLAGIWEEEA
- a CDS encoding pyrophosphohydrolase domain-containing protein produces the protein MQQLDSLNQVAEFHKTFKHPIVASPAIPSEERSRLRVALLAEELKELEVAILEKDIVEVADALCDLQYVLSGAVLEFGLGEKFRELFDEVQRSNMSKACETAEEAEATVAHYQAKGTECYFKEDNGKYLVYRTSDDKTLKNINYSPADLASIIG
- a CDS encoding MarC family protein, whose product is MFNFKEIVSVTLILFSVIDVLGSLPVIVDFRKRLGKIESEKATLTAGIIMVVFLFLGERLLSLFGVDVASFAIAGAIILFLLGLEMILGRNIFKHDSVSVGVASIVPIAFPIIAGAATMTTLLSLRSAYQIENILVGILLNLFFVYLVLKSSNWIEKKLGQGGTDILRKIFGIILLAIAIKLFKTNLIV
- a CDS encoding NUDIX hydrolase, with amino-acid sequence MRLDILKQYQAQTKCLVALDSIIFGFDGEELKILLVKRGIEDEDRSWSLMGGWVQPDESLEGASSRILYELTSLTDIYLEQLHTFGSPQRDPVERTVSVAYFALINVEDYAHKLSKSYEAQWFSFQELPKLLFDHGSMVEMAIQHLRYKASQHPIGFELLPEKFTIPQLQKLYEAIFGTELDKRNFSRKLLSTNLLIKLDEKQKGYSKKGAFFYKIDEEKYKKQFNTFLNFLPGSAS
- a CDS encoding aminotransferase class V-fold PLP-dependent enzyme; amino-acid sequence: MITFYPGPSKVYPEVSQYLQEAFESGVISANHRSTAFMEMLEATVSNVKLKLDIPADYEVYFVSSATECWEIIAQSLISVPSVHIYNGAFGEKWMEYTRKLTSGASSFYFDHNALPELPFASKLSGSELICLTHNETSNGTALPASFLDSLRSESDNLIAVDATSSMAGVELPWEAADIWYASVQKCFGLPAGMGILVVSPRAVERAIEIGERKHYNSLLFIRDNFLKNQTPYTPNILGIYLLNSVMKQVKPIHELAEQTAVRSREWYQFLSKNRYQLLVTNEAARSETVIAVVNKKEKISQIKEAAKKAGITLGNGYGSQKDTSFRIANFPAISDQEISILQNFLVSAALK